catgttgctctGGGCattcttggaaatatttttggttaCCATGATCCCCTTTCTGTTGAATATACACTTTGGAGTGCAATATCTGTGTCATAGGTATGTACATGTTCAACTTTAGTAGATAATGTAAGCAGTTTTCCTAAATCATTGTCCCAATTtaactcccaccagcaatataagaGACATCCTATTGCTACATATCCATGTCAGCAGTTAGGattatctctcttctttattttagttattctcCTTGGTAAAtagtagtagtatctcattgaggttttaatttgcatttctctgactacAAATAAGATTGAAAATATGCAGATATCCTTTTCCTGAAGTGTCCACTcaagtatttccttcttttctctattGCATTATTTATCTAGTTATAGTTAAtttgtaaaagtttaaaaattatttatctggaTGCAAGTCTTTTGTTAGTTATGTGTGTGGCAAATATCTTTCCTCACTCTGTGACTTGTTTTTGTAGTCTCTAAATGGTGTTTGTGTTgaaaagaagtttttaattttaacatccaATGTATCCATCTTTTCTTATGAACAGTCATTTTTGGTCCCAATTTATCAAATCCTTACCTGTCCTAAAGTCTTGAAGGTATTATCTGCGTTATAGTCTTAGATTATCTTctaattgctttattattttctctttcacactTTTCACAGTTACATCTACAATCACCCAGAATGGATTTTCATGTGTGGTGGGTGGTAAGGgtcgtttcttttttaaatcgtcaactttttaaaaaaattatttttatactttaagttctgggatgtaTGTGtagaacatacaggtttgttacataggtatacaagtgccacggtggtttgctgcacccatcaacccatcatccacattaggtatttctcctgatgctatccctcccctagcccctctccccctggcaggccccagtgtgtgatgttcccctccctgtgtcatgtgttctcattgttcaactcccacttatgagtgagaacgtgcagtgtttggttttccgttcctgtattagtctgctaagaatgatggtttccagcttcatccacgtccctgcaaaggacacgaactcatccttcgttgtggctgcatagtattccaagttgcatatgtgccacattctctttatccagtctatcaccgatgggcacttgggttggttccaagtctttgctattgtgaacagtgctgcaataaacatacatgtgcatgtgtcttgaattgacccagcatcatttgttgaaaagactatattCTGTGTGGATttcaatttgaaaattttatagaataaatattgtatctatatttataacTATGATTTCTCTTTATGTTTGTAAGGCTTAGCAATTAGGATATGCtatcaatttatcattttaaggctgattttgtctttttttaaatgtcaaagtatttattttacctCAATTGTTGGAAGAACTCATTGGTTGGAGCAGCTAAACCTAGATCTTTGTGGAGAGATAATGGAAAAAATCTGTAATAGGTGTTTGATTTTCTACTTAAATCTATTCACTGATTACTAATTTGCTCAGTTTATTATCTGGAGTCAATTTTTAGTCATTTATATTTCTCcagaaaattatacatttaaaggcatgttttatttttactaatataAAGCTACATTTAATATTCTGTTAAATGTGTGAACAATTCTTGTAAATACTGTTTTTCACTTGTAGTTTtggtatgatttttgttttcctattgttacggtctgtatattttataaaatgaatgtctttgattctgttatctattgctgtgaaacaaattactccaacacttagtggcttaaaacaacaaacatttagtaTCTCATGCAATTTCTGAGGCAAGGAAATCTAGGGGCAGCTTGGCTGGTTCAACATCTCTCACAAAGTCACAGTCAAGCTTTTCTTCCTGGGCTGCCATTGTCTCAAGgcttggctggggctggagaatgcACTGCTAAGCTCACTCACTTGGATACCGACAGAGCTCGATTCCTTGCTAGCTCTTGGCTGGAGgctacatttcctttctttctttctttgagacagagtctccctctgttgcccaggctggagggcagtggtgcgatctcggctcaccgcaacctcctcctccggggttcaagcaattctcctgcctcagcctccagagtagctgggatgacaggcgcccgccaccacgcccagctaattgtttgtattttcagtagagacgggatttcaccatgttagccaggatggtcttgatttcctgacctcatgatccgcccacctcggcctcccaaagtgctgggattacatgcgtgagccaccgcgcccggctggaggctccattttttttttttttttttaccgtgcAGCCCTCTCCATAGAACTGTTCACAATATGGCAACTTGCTTTTCACTCCTTTCCCCTTCTCACTCCTCTTTTCCAGCAAtagatcagagagagagagagagacaaagacacaaagagacagagagaacaagagagctcAACGTGGAAATTATACTCTTTCAAAGTCTAATCTCAGAAATGACTTACCATCACTTCCACATCTGCTATTGTTCAAACAGACTAACCCTGGTATAGTGCGTGTGGGAGGAGACTTCACAAGAGTGTGGGTACTCGGAGGCAGGCAGGGTCATTGAGGGTCATCTTGGAGGCTGGTCACCACTGATCCtggttatatacatattttatatatatattatatattttttatatattatatgtattacatatattttgtatatataatttatatgtaatataatatatataaaatatatataatttatatatataatatatatgtattttttaagacagagtctcattccatcacccaggctggagtgcaggggcacgatctcggctcattgcagcctccacctcctgggttcaagcgattctccttccttagccactgaagtagctgggacaacaggcatgtgccaccatgcctggctattttttgaatctttagtagagatggggtttcaccatgttggccaggctggtctcaaactcctgagctcaagggatccacccgccttggcctgcgaaactgctgggattaccgtcgtgagccactgcgcccagcctggtaaTAGTTTTGTtgtgaattctatttttttctgatattaatattattttctacttttgatttgtgtatttacatatatatatgtttacatgatttttatctttatatttttaaacttttaaaatgtcactatttggctgggtgtggtgtctcaggcctgtaatcccagcactttgagaggccaaggcaggtggatcacttgaggtcaggagttcgagaccaaactggccaacatggcaaaaccccgtctctactaaaaatgcaaaaaaacaaagacaaaaaaaaacaaaaaaaaacaaaaaaacaattagggcatcgtggcacatgcctgtaatcccagctacttgggaggcggaggcaggagaatctctttaacccaggaagcggaggttgtggtgagccaagatcacatcaccacactccagcctgggcaacagagtgagtctccatctcaaaatatatatatatgtatttttttttaaattaaaatgccaCTCTATTTTAGCAAATCATGGGTTTTGTTCATTGAATCTGAAAGTCTTCAGTTTTCCATAGAAGAACCGAAAACATTTAAATGTACTGTCCTGATACTTGGCCTTACTTCTTATTCctcttattttcaaaaacattgttgaattatatttgtgtctttattaaGATGATGTCCAAACAGgagtttaaaatttcttctgtataatcatggaacaTTCTCTGAACTGGCACATTGTagacactcaataagtatttgttgaatcagTGATACAGATAGATGGATGGTTGGTTGAAAGAGGAATGATGCCGCTTTGCTAGGGGAGGTGAGTGTAGGACTCCCTCCCTCAAAGTAGTCTGTTAAACAGGGAAGTGGCTGCTTGGTTATCTCAACAAGTATTCACTCCATATTTTGAGCTAGACATAATCATTGAAAGAGAGCTAGAATGCCTTCCTATTGACTTCCTGGTCTGCTGGGAAATTTTGCTTCCTTCTCCCCCAGCCAtccaatttttcaagaaaaattttcTGTTTGCCAGCTTATTTCCCCAACTCCCCTACTCTTTTGCCTTTCCTACCCTCTAAAGAGAGTCTAGGTCTCACAGGTGATCTTTTGTAGCTCTGTGATGCCTAATAATAGAACGGAAAAGGAGATGGGGAAGAACTGACAGAAAGACTAAAGAAAGGAATTAACTAGCGAGTGTAAATGGAGCTGCCTAAGGATGCAatgcaggggaaaaaaataaaaataaaaataacacacacaaaaaatggatgGGGACTACATGCTGAAGGGACTCAAGTCAAGAGGGAGAATTTGGGCTGCGAGTCAGCCAATGAGAGATTCCAAAAGGAATAGAAAGTGCTGAGAAGACAAAAGCACATGTAGCCTGATAAGGGCATGGTGACCAGGAGCTCAGGTCCCTCAGAAATGAGTGTCTAGTTCATGCCATCAGGTAAGCTACTAAGACTAGCAGAGCTGCAGCCTGATATAGGAGGAATCCAGATGGATAATGGAGGAAGGAGATGATGAGTATCAGTTGCAGCCCTGGGACTGGTGCAGAAGCAGGGGTGGAGTTCCTCCTATTAACTTCCCCTATTGTAGATTTCACTGGGAAGAGATGCCTCTTGGTACAGTGGAGGAACTGCTCCTTGAATGTATTCAAGTGGCACATTTGGCTCCTTGAAGTGGATCCAAGTGGCACATGGGATAGATGGTGGTAGAAACAGAGATGTGCATCTCAGAAGGACATGTTGTCCTTCTGCCAGTTATAGTTCTGCCAGTAGATAGCCTCTAGGGCTCAGCCCCTTCAGGGATTCTTTTAGCTGCAGAGGTGCAGCTTAAACAGGTGGCCTTAAGGTGGCCCTTAACAAGTGGCCTTAAACAGGTGGCCTGAAAAAGGTGGCCTTAGCTAAGgccaccacccccatcccctcaAAGGTTGGCATGCAGTGACTGATGGAGGGCCATGTTCACCCTAAGTGAGGCAACTCCAGCAGGCACCTACAGCTTCCTGTGGAGTTGGCTAAGGCAATCAGGTCTGCATCACAACCTGACTTCTCCCTCTGCTCAAttgttttccccttcttttcacaGCTGTTGGTCCCAAGGGATACCCTAGAAATATACTAAACGCTAAACATTGTTTCAGGTCTGCTGTTGGACAACTCAACCCATGGCAGTGCTCTGTAAGACTACGGAGATTTTGTGGGATTAAAACTAGTAGAGGGtatgaaagcctttttttttttttttttttttttggcagatgcAGTATTCTGAGAAATGGATTAACATGATTTAAAATGGTGGCCAAGAAATATGATTCTTCTTATTTCATTGGAAGGCCTGGAAGTGTAAGaggctaaaatataaaaatctgtttGTATTGACTTATTTTTCTCCTGTTATGGCTTGTACTTTGCTGAtcctttgcattttaaataatttttgttaggATGTTagacattgtaaatattttattgaaagtctagatttggggctgggtgtggtaactcatgcctgtaatcccagcactttgggaggcggaggcgggcagatcacgaggtcaggagatcgagaccatcctggctaacacggtgaaaccccgtctctaccaaagataTATGAAATTAGATCTTAGGCATCGCGTCATAGAGGAACTACGTCTTCCAGAACCCTCGCGCCCTGCGTCGTGCTGGCACTTTTACCGGCCGGGCCTTAGAGCGGAGCCTGTAGCCGGGCGCCATCTTTGACGCTGGCAGTCTTGGTTTTCTGCTAGTGCTGCTGCTGCTCGGAGGACGACGGACGGCAGCGGCCAAGCAAGAAGAAAGACGTAGCAGCAAGCGGGAGTCGGGGATAGTGTCATCGGTTCGGGTCCCACGACTTTggagcttgtctcaaactccacaTACAGAAAGCCACCGACCTTATTCCGGTATCCTACACCCATTCCCCACCCTCATTACACTCCCACCCCTGGCCCTCAGCGTGGGAGTCAAGAGCAACAGGGACACTTCCGTACTCCTTGTAGGATTGGTGAAACCGTAATGAAGAACACCCCTGAACTCCCATAATCGGTGCGGATTCCTGTGGGGAAGGCCTATAGTGTTGACATCTTCCAGGCCTTGATTCTGGACCTTGAGAAGGAGGCTGTGGAACTAGAGATAGCGATGCTTTTTAGGATTTGGGGATATTCCCTGCCcaaaaaattcctggaaaattGACTAGTATTAAGTGTGAAGAAATCTTGAAGACCAGAAATTGGATCTTACTGAAAAActgatgttttttttgtttttcagattataTTGTTCAGCTAtggaagatggattttttttcatgatcCTTTGACTCTCAAGTTCATCTTTAaatgaactcttttttttgttttttttctttgtttgttttgttttgtttttgaggagaTAACTAACCCTAGCTGTCTCCAGTCTGACAAAGGTTATTTGAATGGACTTAATCTCCCAGTAGTTGGgagatgttttaaaaacacatgctGTGTTTGAATTGTGGCTGAGAGGTTTTCTTGGCAATGTGAGGAGGAAAATTTTTTCTGCctcattattattaattcatgGATTGAGTGTTGGTTCGACCTACAGGCGTAATAGATTGGAACTCAGTGAAGACACAGACGTTCCTGTTGAGAGCAACCAGCTAATGATTACAGTTTAAAGACAATTTCTGTGATCAAGTTGTCATTTGGAAGATTAAACCCATTTCACGAGGACTTGGAGCCTTGTCCTTGCTTTGAGGAAGCAGTGGCTTGTTTCAAGAAGCCACTTCTGATCTAAGAATCTACCCAGCATGCCTAATCAAGGAGAagactgctatttttttttctattctacatGTACCAAAGGTGACAGCTGCCCATTCCGTCACTGTGAAGCTGCACTAGGAAATGAAACTGTTTGCACATTATGGCGAGAAGGGCGCTGTTTTCGACGGGTGTGCAGGTTTCGGCACATGGAGATTGATAAAAAACGCAGTGAAGTTCCTTGTTATTGGGAAAATCAGCCAACAGGATGTCAAAAATTAAACTGCGCTTTCCATCACAATAGAGGACGATATGTTGATGGCCTTTTCCTACCTCCGAGCACAACTGTGCCTGAGTCACCAGAAGAGGAAGTGAAGGCTAGCCAACTTTCAGTTCAGCAGAACAAATTGTCTGTCCAGTCCAATCCTTCCCCTCAGCTGCGGAGCGTTATGAAAGTAGAAAGTTCCGAAAATGTTCCTAGCCCCAAGCATCCACCAGTTGTAATTAATGCTgcagatgatgatgaagatgatgatgatcagTTTCCTGATGAAACCAAAACACCTACCCTGCAACCAACTCCTGAAGTTCACAATGGATTACGAGTGACTTCTGTCCGGAGACCTGCAGTCAATATAAAGCAAGGTGAATGTTTGCATTTTGGAATAAAAACTCTTGAGGAAATTAAGtcagagaaaatgaaggaaaaatctaAGAAGCAAGGTGAGGGTTCTTCAGGagtttccagtcttttgctcCACCCTGAGCCTGTTCCAggtcctgaaaaagaaaatgtcaggacTGTGGTGAAGACAGTAACTCTCTCCACCAAACAAGGAGAAGAACCCTTGGTTAGATTGGGTCTTACTGAGAGACTGGGGAAACGAAAATTTTCGGCAGGCGCTGACAGTGATCCTCCATTAAAGCGTAGCCTGGCACAGAGGCTAGGGAAGAAAGTTGAAGCTCCGGAAACTAACACTGACGAAACACCAAAGACAGCTCAAGTTTCCAAGTCTCTTAAGGAGCGATTAGGCATGTCAGCTGATCCAAATAATGAGGACGCAACAGATAAAGTTAATAAAGTTGGTGAGATCCATGTGAAGACATTAGAAGAAATGCTTCTTGAAAGAGCCAGTCAGAAACATGGGGAATCGCAAACTAAACTCAAGACAGAAGGACCTTCAAAAACTGATGATTCTACTTCAGGAGCAAGAAGCTCCTCCACTCTCCGTATCAAAACCTTCTCTGAGGTCCTGGCTGAAGAAGAACATAGGCAGCAGGAAGCAGagagacaaaaaagcaaaaaggatacAACTTGCATGAAGCTAAAGACTgatagtgaaattaaaaaaacagtagtTTTGCCACCCATTGTTGCCAGCAAAGGACAATCAGAGGAGCCTGCAGGTAAAACAAAGTCCATGCAGGAGGTGCACATGAAGACGCTGGAAGAAATTAAACTGGAGAAGGCACTGAGGGTGCAGCAGAGCTCTGAGAGCAGCACCAGCTCCCCGTCTCAACATGAGGCCACTCCGGGGGCAAGGTTGCTGCTGCGAGTCACCCAAAGAAcatggaggaaagaagagaagatacTTCAGGAAGGAAATGAAGTTGATTTTCAGAGCCGTATTAGAATGGAAGCTACAGAGGCTTCAGTTGAGACCACAGGAGTTGACATCAGTAAAATTCAAGTCAAGAGATGTGCGACCATGAGAGAGATGCGCATGCGGAAACAGCAGGAGAGGGAAAAATCAGTCTCGACACCTCTTCAGGGAGATGTAGCCTCTTGCAATACCCGAGTGGCAGAGAAACCAGTGCTCACTGCTGTGCCAGGAATCACATGGCACCTGACCAAGCAGCTTCCCACAAAGTcatcccagaaggtggaggtagaAACCTCAGGGATTGCAGACTCATTCTTGAATGTGAAATGGGCAGCACAGACCTTGGAAAAAAGGGGTGAAGCTAAACCCAAAGTGAACGTGAAGCAATCTGTGGTTAAAGTTGTGTCATCCCCCAAATTGGCCCCAAAACGTAAGGCAGTGGAGATGCACCTTGCTGTCACTGCCGCTGTGAAGCCACTCAGCTCCAGCAGCGTCCTACAGGAACCCCCAGCCAAAAAGGCAGCTGTGGATGCTGTTGTCCTGCTTGTCTCTGAGGACAAATCAGTCACTGTGCCTGAAGCAGAAAATCCTAGagacagtctttttttctttttctttttctttttcttttttttttctttctttcttttttttttaatatactgtaagttttagggtacacgtgcacattgtgcaggttagttacatctgtatacatgtgccatgctggtgcgctgcacccactaactcgtcatctagcagtaggtatatctcccagtgctatccctcccccctccccccaccccaccacagtccccagagtgtgatattccccttcctgtgtccatgtgatctcattgctcaattcccacctatgagtgagaatatgcggtgtttggttagAGACAGTCTTGTGCTGCCTCCAACCCAGTCCTCTTCAGATTCCTCACCCCCGGAGGCGTCTGGCCCTTCCTCACCCCAAATGAGCATGAAAACTCGCCGACTCAGCTCTGCCTCAACAGGAAAGCCCCCACTCTCTGTGGAGGATGATTTTGAGAAACTAACGTGGGAGATTTCAGGAGGCaaatgggaagctgaggttgacCTGGATCCTGGGAAAGATGAAGATGACCTTCCGCTTGAGCTATGAGAAATGATTGATAGCTGAAGGTGGTAGtgaggacactttaaaaaaaaaaaaaaccgccaaAAAACTGGACTTAGTTTCATCTATTGTAACATTTACCTGAGACGATCATTTCTTTAGTCTAGAATTTGCCCCAAATCAGAAGTATACCTCTGAATTATCTGTATGTGTCCTGGATTCCTTGGGGTcagatttttaaagttactttataACCATTTTGTCCATTTGATGCCATTGTTTATCATCTTTTGAGAAAAAAGTTCTGTCATACCCTTCTCTCCACAAAAAAGAGACTGAGAGGGAGATCAAGTGAAAGGGTGTAAGCAAACTTAATGACTCCTTGAGgtgtttgtcagttttggcttttttctcctttgttgtaTTCTTTATGTATTGTCTTGATGTACTTAATATTACCTGAGTTTGAAATGGATGAAGACAGCTGCTACCATTAAGGACCAAATTTTATGCTACCACTAAACAAAAATACCCACTCAGTCTGCGTTAAATTGTATGTCTTTGTAAAGGTATTTAGAGATTCAACTAAGCTTTAAAGAGGGCTGAGCAGCTCAGGAAGCCTGTAATGTGGGCATAACTCTTTGGACCTGATCTTGATGCTTCTGCTGCTCTGTTGGCCTCTGAAgagcaatatctaatttattattactgtaattttttaaaaggctttaaagTGCCTCAGGGGTCCCCTGaaactaattttctatttctgggaTTCCCTGGATTCATTATATGAGATGGTGACATGATTAGAGGAATTCTTTTTTCGTATGAAAATTGTCCCTTTTCTTCTTCAGTACTTGCCTCCTTGCTGGCATTGAATTAACACAGGGACaaaatttggttaattttttatttctaattctcccAACAAACCCCTGTTGCCCAGTATTTATGTGGTGGCCTTTAACCACCTGAGGGAAAAAATGAGCTTATTCAAGCTGCCAATATTTATCTATGGGCTGTAGCAGTACACCGAATTGTACTGTGCCAGGGATATTGAGATGCTCTGGGGGTGTATTGTATACCtgccagttttcttcatttctgaattgagttttcttttcttgatgttGGTTTCCTTCATATCACCTCAAGGTTTAGATTTGTGAAGGAATAAGCATGACGGAAATAATAGTCTTGAAAGGAGATATGTTGTATATAatcagaaggaagaggaaggaaggatttacccattttgatattttgctgTAGGTGGCCAGTTTTGTTTCTCATAGGGAAATCTGACCCACCTGTCATGTTGGCTCCTAAGGAACTGCTGTTGTAAGCGGCTCATCAAGAGTTGAACTTCACGTAGCCTTGTTGGGaatatggaaaaggaagaaagccacAGGACTGCCCATTCAGTCTTGTTAAGATTGGGATGATTCTGCACAAGCAAAAATGACTTGAAATTTATGTATCGACACACCTCTAGCAATCCATCTTCAGCTGACTGAATGTTGTATGATAGCCCTTCTCCAAAGCAGGGGTAGAATGTTCAGGTTTCACCACGGATTTTCTACTTATTTCGCTTTTGGAATCAGCTTACAGATTCCAGGTcccttttgtatatattctttattcttttgctcttttaaaaaataaacttgtattAGTCAATGTTTCGTGTTCCGCATTATTTGAACCATTTGCccttacagaaaga
This DNA window, taken from Pan paniscus chromosome 5, NHGRI_mPanPan1-v2.0_pri, whole genome shotgun sequence, encodes the following:
- the LOC129397987 gene encoding zinc finger CCCH domain-containing protein 11C-like, with protein sequence MPNQGEDCYFFFYSTCTKGDSCPFRHCEAALGNETVCTLWREGRCFRRVCRFRHMEIDKKRSEVPCYWENQPTGCQKLNCAFHHNRGRYVDGLFLPPSTTVPESPEEEVKASQLSVQQNKLSVQSNPSPQLRSVMKVESSENVPSPKHPPVVINAADDDEDDDDQFPDETKTPTLQPTPEVHNGLRVTSVRRPAVNIKQGECLHFGIKTLEEIKSEKMKEKSKKQGEGSSGVSSLLLHPEPVPGPEKENVRTVVKTVTLSTKQGEEPLVRLGLTERLGKRKFSAGADSDPPLKRSLAQRLGKKVEAPETNTDETPKTAQVSKSLKERLGMSADPNNEDATDKVNKVGEIHVKTLEEMLLERASQKHGESQTKLKTEGPSKTDDSTSGARSSSTLRIKTFSEVLAEEEHRQQEAERQKSKKDTTCMKLKTDSEIKKTVVLPPIVASKGQSEEPAGKTKSMQEVHMKTLEEIKLEKALRVQQSSESSTSSPSQHEATPGARLLLRVTQRTWRKEEKILQEGNEVDFQSRIRMEATEASVETTGVDISKIQVKRCATMREMRMRKQQEREKSVSTPLQGDVASCNTRVAEKPVLTAVPGITWHLTKQLPTKSSQKVEVETSGIADSFLNVKWAAQTLEKRGEAKPKVNVKQSVVKVVSSPKLAPKRKAVEMHLAVTAAVKPLSSSSVLQEPPAKKAAVDAVVLLVSEDKSVTVPEAENPRDSLFFFFFFFFFFFSFFLFFLIYCKF